A genome region from Cervus elaphus chromosome 18, mCerEla1.1, whole genome shotgun sequence includes the following:
- the PEG10 gene encoding LOW QUALITY PROTEIN: retrotransposon-derived protein PEG10 (The sequence of the model RefSeq protein was modified relative to this genomic sequence to represent the inferred CDS: inserted 1 base in 1 codon), with protein MRNKKLLKTRKRKGGRGGQDTGLHSHRSEATTPGRSPPTSTITLGPDCPPPPPPPPPNNPSSPSNSPCSSQRGQYNPNLGEGRREDLSQEINNLREKVMKQSEENNNLQNQVQKLTEENTTLREQVEPAPEEEEDDIELCGAAAAAAPATPIEEECPEDLPEKFDGNPDMLLPFISQCQLFMEKSTRDFSLDRVRVCFVTSMMTGRAARWASAKLERSHYLMHNYPAFMTEMKHVFEDPQRREAAKRKIRRLRQGMGSVVDYSNAFQMIAQDLDWNEPALIDQYHEGLSDHIQAELAHLEVAKSLSALIGQCIHIERRLARAAAARKPRSPPRALVAPHVNNHHHHQADPTEPVGGARMRLTQEEKERRRKLNLCLYCGNGGHYADNCPAKASKASPXGKLPGPAVEGPSATGPELIRSPQDDAASSPHLQVMLQIHLPGRHSLFVRAMIDSGASGNFIDHEYVAQNGIPLRIKDWPILVEAIDGRPIASGPVVHETHDLIVDLGDHREVLSFDVTQSPFFPIVLGVRWLSTHDPNITWSTRSIVFDSEYCRYHCRMYSPIPPPLPPPAQPAFYYPVEGYRVYQPVRYYYVQNVYTPVDENVYPDHRLVDPNIEMIPGAHSIPSGHVYSLSESEMAALRDFVARHVKDGLITPTIAPNGAQVLQVKRGWKLQVSYDCRGPNGVTIQNQYPRLTIPNLDDQAHLATYTEYVPQIPGYPTYPAYAAYPTYTVGFAWYPVGRDGHGRSLYVPVMITWNPHWYRQPPVPQYPPPQPPPPPPPPPPPPSYSAL; from the exons AAACAAAAAGCTTCTGAAAACCAGAAAGCGAAAAGGTGGACGCGGAGGCCAGGACACAGGCCTCCATTCCCACAGGAGTGAAGCTACTACGCCCGGGAGGTCTCCTCCCACCTCAACCATCACCCTGGGGCCCGACTGCCCacctcctccgcctcctcctccccccaacaATCCTTCCTCCCCCTCCAACTCCCCCTGCAGCAGCCAGAGGGGCCAGTACAACCCCAACCTGGGAGAAGGCCGGCGGGAGGATCTCTCGCAAGAGATCAACAACCTCAGAGAGAAGGTCATGAAGCAGTCCGAGGAGAACAACAACCTGCAGAACCAGGTGCAGAAACTCACCGAGGAGAACACCACCCTCCGCGAGCAAGTGGAGCCCGCCCCCGAGGAGGAAGAGGACGACATTGAGCTGTgcggggccgccgccgccgccgccccagcCACCCCCATCGAGGAGGAGTGCCCAGAAGACCTCCCCGAGAAGTTCGACGGCAACCCAGACATGCTGCTTCCCTTCATATCCCAGTGCCAGCTCTTCATGGAAAAGAGCACCCGCGATTTCTCCCTCGATCGCGTGCGCGTCTGCTTCGTGACCAGCATGATGACTGGCCGCGCCGCGCGCTGGGCCTCGGCCAAGCTGGAGCGTTCCCACTACCTGATGCACAACTACCCAGCCTTCATGACCGAAATGAAGCATGTCTTTGAAGATCCCCAGCGGCGCGAGGCCGCCAAACGCAAGATCAGACGTCTGCGCCAGGGCATGGGGTCGGTGGTCGACTACTCGAATGCTTTCCAGATGATCGCGCAGGACCTGGATTGGAACGAGCCCGCCCTGATCGACCAGTACCACGAGGGCCTCAGCGACCACATCCAGGCAGAGCTGGCGCACCTCGAAGTGGCCAAGTCGCTGTCCGCGCTCATCGGCCAGTGCATCCACATTGAGAGAAGGCTGGCCCGGGCAGCCGCCGCCCGCAAGCCGCGCTCCCCGCCGCGCGCGCTGGTGGCGCCGCATGTcaacaatcaccaccaccaccaggcagACCCGACCGAGCCCGTGGGGGGCGCCCGCATGCGCCTGAcgcaggaagagaaagagagacgcCGCAAGCTGAACCTGTGCCTCTACTGTGGGAATGGAGGCCACTACGCTGACAACTGTCCTGCCAAGGCCTCGAAGGCTTCGC GCGGGAAACTCCCCGGCCCCGCTGTAGAGGGACCTTCAGCGACCGGGCCGGAATTAATAAGGTCCCCCCAAGATGATGCTGCATCGTCTCCACACTTGCAAGTGATGCTCCAGATTCATCTGCCGGGCCGACACAGCCTGTTCGTCCGAGCCATGATCGATTCTGGCGCTTCTGGCAATTTCATTGATCATGAGTACGTCGCCCAAAACGGCATTCCTCTGAGAATCAAGGACTGGCCTATACTTGTAGAAGCAATTGATGGACGCCCCATAGCATCGGGCCCAGTGGTCCATGAAACACATGACCTGATCGTCGACTTGGGAGATCACCGCGAGGTGCTGTCGTTCGATGTGACTCAGTCTCCGTTCTTCCCCATCGTCCTGGGGGTGCGCTGGCTGAGCACACACGATCCCAACATCACGTGGAGCACCCGATCGATCGTCTTTGATTCCGAATATTGCAGATACCACTGCCGTATGTATTCTCCAATACCACCACCTCTCCCACCACCAGCACAACCGGCGTTCTATTACCCGGTAGAGGGGTACAGAGTTTATCAGCCAGTGAGATACTACTACGTGCAGAATGTGTACACCCCAGTGGATGAGAACGTCTACCCAGACCACCGTCTGGTGGACCCAAACATAGAAATGATCCCCGGAGCACACAGTATTCCCAGCGGGCATGTGTACTCACTGTCCGAATCTGAAATGGCAGCCCTGCGCGATTTCGTGGCCAGACACGTGAAGGATGGGCTGATCACTCCCACCATCGCGCCGAACGGAGCCCAAGTTCTCCAAGTGAAAAGAGGGTGGAAGCTGCAAGTCTCTTATGACTGCCGGGGTCCCAATGGTGTCACCATCCAGAATCAGTATCCTCGACTCACGATTCCAAATTTAGATGACCAAGCTCACCTGGCGACGTACACTGAATACGTACCTCAAATTCCAGGATATCCGACCTACCCCGCCTACGCCGCGTACCCGACCTACACGGTAGGATTCGCCTGGTACCCCGTGGGGCGAGATGGACACGGGCGATCCCTCTATGTCCCCGTGATGATCACCTGGAATCCTCATTGGTACCGCCAGCCGCCAGTGCCCCAGTACCccccgccgcagccgccgccgccgcccccgccgccgcccccgccgccctcTTACAGCGCCCTGTGA